From Erigeron canadensis isolate Cc75 chromosome 8, C_canadensis_v1, whole genome shotgun sequence, one genomic window encodes:
- the LOC122578355 gene encoding ubiquitin-like domain-containing protein CIP73 isoform X1: protein MADERVSTSTSNVAAESSTVEIHIKTLDSRLYDFSVDKNMLVSAFKEKIASDVGLSVAQQRLIFRGKVMKDEHRLSEYHVESGHTLHLVARQPSETQPSSGSSTGTTTANGNNIGQDANALGSRPRVAHISHSMVLGPFGGPNYGSFGGPDQYDGGNPDISQVIGAVLNSFGVGGQNPVGGTGGPPSNMQFNIPAQAARGNEAGVNGNNQGQPGNPTQSSPQGIQVPIGAGIAIPTLVRPIPDSLHTLSEFMNRMEQSLSQSGYQPNQPPNGEERPPAVELPSGARGVPLPAALAVVMRHAHRLLSGPAIDSLSHTAGRLEEEESCTDPTIRTQIQSEAMQSGLAMQHLGALLLELGRTMLTLRVGQSPAESSVMAGPAVYISPSGPNPIMVQQPFPLQTNSLFGAHSTPISSTPFGPVGIGAVPRHINVHIHAGVGRRGTNAEPNQGDRGNGTVNGSPVGGAGIGTGAGAEANLQTRGVDGTSSENQTCTGQPDGSVSKPEGQTDAEETGNAASSSSTEKPTNDVEGPSSLSPGVNNSGNASSVPLGLGLGGLQPKRRSRPAKPESTSTSEPPANAPTSIARSTPNPAGGQLDTATIMNQVIASPALDNLFSGVSNQTGIGSPDVLRNMLGQLTQNPAMMNTVNQIAQQFDGNQDMGGPRGGSGGGGFDLSAMMQQMMPIVAQAFGGGGSGSNMFQQPPSMDRELQPTSVSDASIDSQVNLQNVIEKIEHQESQEEVFSSVVEAAAHLNNNDGEADELSEICLEEDLTHGFIEMLKRDISRRAESGGE from the exons ATGGCGGATGAACGTGTGAGCACGAGCACCAGCAATGTTGCTGCTGAATCGTCAACAGTGGAGATCCATATCAAGACACTTGATTCCCGGTTGTACGACTTTTCCGTCGATAAAAAT ATGTTGGTTTCAGCATTCAAGGAGAAGATAGCTAGTGATGTCGGCCTTTCAGTTGCACAACAGCGGCTGATCTTTAGGGGCAAGGTTATGAAGGACGAGCACCGTCTTTCTGAGTATC ATGTTGAAAGTGGACACACATTGCATCTTGTGGCCAGACAGCCTTCTGAAACACAACCTTCATCAGGTTCCTCCACCGGGACAACAACTGCAAATGGCAACAACATAG GACAAGATGCTAATGCTCTAGGTTCGCGTCCTCGTGTTGCACATATTTCACATAGCATGGTTCTTGGGCCGTTTGGTGGTCCAAACTATGGGTCTTTTGGTGGTCCGGACCAATATGATGGTGGAAACCCTGATATAAGTCAG GTTATTGGAGCTGTTTTAAATTCTTTTGGAGTGGGGGGACAGAATCCTGTGGGTGGTACTGGTGGACCACCATCAAATATGCAG TTCAATATCCCTGCTCAGGCTGCTCGAGGGAATGAAGCCGGAGTTAATGGCAACAATCAAGGTCAACCAGGAAATCCTACTCAGTCTTCCCCTCAAGGGATACAAGTGCCTATAGGAGCAGGAATAGCTATACCAACTCTTGTTAGG CCAATTCCTGATTCATTACACACGCTTTCCGAGTTTATGAATCGCATGGAACAGTCATTGTCACAGAGCG GGTATCAACCAAATCAACCTCCAAATGGTGAAGAGCGCCCACCGGCTGTAGAGTTACCTTCAGGTGCCCGCGGTGTGCCATTACCTGCAGCTCTTGCTGTTGTTATGCGACATGCACATCGCCTTCTCAGTGGACCAGCTATTGATTCTTTATCT CATACTGCAGGACGACTGGAAGAAGAGGAGAGCTGCACTGACCCTACAATAAGAACCCAGATTCAGTCAGAAGCCATGCAGTCAGGGCTTGCCATGCAACATTTAGGCGCTCTTTTGCTTGAGCTCGGGCGTACAATGCTGACATTGCGAGTTGGACAGTCTCCT GCAGAGTCTTCTGTAATGGCTGGACCTGCTGTTTACATATCTCCATCAGGGCCTAATCCTATAATGGTTCAG CAGCCCTTTCCTTTACAAACTAATTCCTTGTTTGGCGCTCATTCCACTCCCATTAGTTCCACGCCTTTTGGTCCTGTTGGTATTGGTGCTGTTCCAAGACACATAAATGTTCATATCCATGCGG GAGTTGGCCGGAGGGGAACGAATGCTGAACCAAACCAAGGAGATCGTGGTAATGGAACGGTTAATGGCTCTCCAG TAGGTGGAGCTGGAATCGGAACTGGAGCCGGGGCTGAAGCTAATCTACAAACTAGAGGGGTTGATGGTACCAGTAGTGAAAATCAGACATGTACAG GTCAACCTGATGGAAGTGTATCTAAACCTGAGGGTCAAACG GATGCAGAAGAAACGGGAAATGCCGCTTCTAGTAGCAGTACTGAGAAACCTACAAATGATGTGGAGGGCCCTTCATCATTGAGTCCAGGGGTTAATAACTCGGGAAATGCCTCATCTGTTCCTCTTGGACTTGGCTTGGGAGGGTTACAACCCAAG AGACGAAGTCGGCCGGCAAAACCAGAATCCACAAGTACTAGCGAGCCTCCTGCAAATGCACCCACATCTATTGCTCGTAGTACACCCAACCCCGCTGGTGGCCAGCTGGATACTGCCACAATCATGAACCAAGTTATCGCAAGTCCTGCTCTAGATAATCTATTTTCCGGAGTTTCAAACCAGACAGGGATTGGGTCACCAGATGTCTTGAGGAATATGTTAGGTCAATTAACTCAGAACCCTGCAATGATGAACACAGTCAACCAAATAGCACAACAGTTTGATGGTAATCAGGATATGGGCGGACCTCGTGGTGGCAGCGGCGGTGGTGGTTTTGACCTGTCAGCTATGATGCAACAGATGATGCCCATTGTTGCTCAAGCCTTTGGGGGTGGAGGTTCAGGATCAAATATGTTTCAACAACCGCCTTCTATGGACCGTGAACTTCAACCTACAAGCGTTAGCGATGCTTCAATTGATTCTCAG GTGAACCTCCAAAATGTGATTGAGAAGATAGAACACCAGGAGTCACAAGAAGAAGTCTTCTCATCCGTAGTTGAAGCTGCTGCTCACTTGAATAACAATGATGGTGAAGCAGATGAGCTTTCTGAGATATGTTTAGAAGAGGATCTTACTCAT GGATTCATAGAAATGTTGAAGCGAGATATCTCACGACGGGCTGAAAGCGGGGGAGAGTGA
- the LOC122578355 gene encoding ubiquitin-like domain-containing protein CIP73 isoform X3 → MADERVSTSTSNVAAESSTVEIHIKTLDSRLYDFSVDKNMLVSAFKEKIASDVGLSVAQQRLIFRGKVMKDEHRLSEYHVESGHTLHLVARQPSETQPSSGSSTGTTTANGNNIGQDANALGSRPRVAHISHSMVLGPFGGPNYGSFGGPDQYDGGNPDISQVIGAVLNSFGVGGQNPVGGTGGPPSNMQFNIPAQAARGNEAGVNGNNQGQPGNPTQSSPQGIQVPIGAGIAIPTLVRPIPDSLHTLSEFMNRMEQSLSQSGYQPNQPPNGEERPPAVELPSGARGVPLPAALAVVMRHAHRLLSGPAIDSLSHTAGRLEEEESCTDPTIRTQIQSEAMQSGLAMQHLGALLLELGRTMLTLRVGQSPAESSVMAGPAVYISPSGPNPIMVQQPFPLQTNSLFGAHSTPISSTPFGPVGIGAVPRHINVHIHAGVGRRGTNAEPNQGDRGNGTVNGSPGGAGIGTGAGAEANLQTRGVDGTSSENQTCTGQPDGSVSKPEGQTDAEETGNAASSSSTEKPTNDVEGPSSLSPGVNNSGNASSVPLGLGLGGLQPKRRSRPAKPESTSTSEPPANAPTSIARSTPNPAGGQLDTATIMNQVIASPALDNLFSGVSNQTGIGSPDVLRNMLGQLTQNPAMMNTVNQIAQQFDGNQDMGGPRGGSGGGGFDLSAMMQQMMPIVAQAFGGGGSGSNMFQQPPSMDRELQPTSVSDASIDSQVNLQNVIEKIEHQESQEEVFSSVVEAAAHLNNNDGEADELSEICLEEDLTHGFIEMLKRDISRRAESGGE, encoded by the exons ATGGCGGATGAACGTGTGAGCACGAGCACCAGCAATGTTGCTGCTGAATCGTCAACAGTGGAGATCCATATCAAGACACTTGATTCCCGGTTGTACGACTTTTCCGTCGATAAAAAT ATGTTGGTTTCAGCATTCAAGGAGAAGATAGCTAGTGATGTCGGCCTTTCAGTTGCACAACAGCGGCTGATCTTTAGGGGCAAGGTTATGAAGGACGAGCACCGTCTTTCTGAGTATC ATGTTGAAAGTGGACACACATTGCATCTTGTGGCCAGACAGCCTTCTGAAACACAACCTTCATCAGGTTCCTCCACCGGGACAACAACTGCAAATGGCAACAACATAG GACAAGATGCTAATGCTCTAGGTTCGCGTCCTCGTGTTGCACATATTTCACATAGCATGGTTCTTGGGCCGTTTGGTGGTCCAAACTATGGGTCTTTTGGTGGTCCGGACCAATATGATGGTGGAAACCCTGATATAAGTCAG GTTATTGGAGCTGTTTTAAATTCTTTTGGAGTGGGGGGACAGAATCCTGTGGGTGGTACTGGTGGACCACCATCAAATATGCAG TTCAATATCCCTGCTCAGGCTGCTCGAGGGAATGAAGCCGGAGTTAATGGCAACAATCAAGGTCAACCAGGAAATCCTACTCAGTCTTCCCCTCAAGGGATACAAGTGCCTATAGGAGCAGGAATAGCTATACCAACTCTTGTTAGG CCAATTCCTGATTCATTACACACGCTTTCCGAGTTTATGAATCGCATGGAACAGTCATTGTCACAGAGCG GGTATCAACCAAATCAACCTCCAAATGGTGAAGAGCGCCCACCGGCTGTAGAGTTACCTTCAGGTGCCCGCGGTGTGCCATTACCTGCAGCTCTTGCTGTTGTTATGCGACATGCACATCGCCTTCTCAGTGGACCAGCTATTGATTCTTTATCT CATACTGCAGGACGACTGGAAGAAGAGGAGAGCTGCACTGACCCTACAATAAGAACCCAGATTCAGTCAGAAGCCATGCAGTCAGGGCTTGCCATGCAACATTTAGGCGCTCTTTTGCTTGAGCTCGGGCGTACAATGCTGACATTGCGAGTTGGACAGTCTCCT GCAGAGTCTTCTGTAATGGCTGGACCTGCTGTTTACATATCTCCATCAGGGCCTAATCCTATAATGGTTCAG CAGCCCTTTCCTTTACAAACTAATTCCTTGTTTGGCGCTCATTCCACTCCCATTAGTTCCACGCCTTTTGGTCCTGTTGGTATTGGTGCTGTTCCAAGACACATAAATGTTCATATCCATGCGG GAGTTGGCCGGAGGGGAACGAATGCTGAACCAAACCAAGGAGATCGTGGTAATGGAACGGTTAATGGCTCTCCAG GTGGAGCTGGAATCGGAACTGGAGCCGGGGCTGAAGCTAATCTACAAACTAGAGGGGTTGATGGTACCAGTAGTGAAAATCAGACATGTACAG GTCAACCTGATGGAAGTGTATCTAAACCTGAGGGTCAAACG GATGCAGAAGAAACGGGAAATGCCGCTTCTAGTAGCAGTACTGAGAAACCTACAAATGATGTGGAGGGCCCTTCATCATTGAGTCCAGGGGTTAATAACTCGGGAAATGCCTCATCTGTTCCTCTTGGACTTGGCTTGGGAGGGTTACAACCCAAG AGACGAAGTCGGCCGGCAAAACCAGAATCCACAAGTACTAGCGAGCCTCCTGCAAATGCACCCACATCTATTGCTCGTAGTACACCCAACCCCGCTGGTGGCCAGCTGGATACTGCCACAATCATGAACCAAGTTATCGCAAGTCCTGCTCTAGATAATCTATTTTCCGGAGTTTCAAACCAGACAGGGATTGGGTCACCAGATGTCTTGAGGAATATGTTAGGTCAATTAACTCAGAACCCTGCAATGATGAACACAGTCAACCAAATAGCACAACAGTTTGATGGTAATCAGGATATGGGCGGACCTCGTGGTGGCAGCGGCGGTGGTGGTTTTGACCTGTCAGCTATGATGCAACAGATGATGCCCATTGTTGCTCAAGCCTTTGGGGGTGGAGGTTCAGGATCAAATATGTTTCAACAACCGCCTTCTATGGACCGTGAACTTCAACCTACAAGCGTTAGCGATGCTTCAATTGATTCTCAG GTGAACCTCCAAAATGTGATTGAGAAGATAGAACACCAGGAGTCACAAGAAGAAGTCTTCTCATCCGTAGTTGAAGCTGCTGCTCACTTGAATAACAATGATGGTGAAGCAGATGAGCTTTCTGAGATATGTTTAGAAGAGGATCTTACTCAT GGATTCATAGAAATGTTGAAGCGAGATATCTCACGACGGGCTGAAAGCGGGGGAGAGTGA
- the LOC122578355 gene encoding ubiquitin-like domain-containing protein CIP73 isoform X2: MADERVSTSTSNVAAESSTVEIHIKTLDSRLYDFSVDKNMLVSAFKEKIASDVGLSVAQQRLIFRGKVMKDEHRLSEYHVESGHTLHLVARQPSETQPSSGSSTGTTTANGNNIGQDANALGSRPRVAHISHSMVLGPFGGPNYGSFGGPDQYDGGNPDISQVIGAVLNSFGVGGQNPVGGTGGPPSNMQFNIPAQAARGNEAGVNGNNQGQPGNPTQSSPQGIQVPIGAGIAIPTLVRPIPDSLHTLSEFMNRMEQSLSQSGYQPNQPPNGEERPPAVELPSGARGVPLPAALAVVMRHAHRLLSGPAIDSLSHTAGRLEEEESCTDPTIRTQIQSEAMQSGLAMQHLGALLLELGRTMLTLRVGQSPAESSVMAGPAVYISPSGPNPIMVQPFPLQTNSLFGAHSTPISSTPFGPVGIGAVPRHINVHIHAGVGRRGTNAEPNQGDRGNGTVNGSPVGGAGIGTGAGAEANLQTRGVDGTSSENQTCTGQPDGSVSKPEGQTDAEETGNAASSSSTEKPTNDVEGPSSLSPGVNNSGNASSVPLGLGLGGLQPKRRSRPAKPESTSTSEPPANAPTSIARSTPNPAGGQLDTATIMNQVIASPALDNLFSGVSNQTGIGSPDVLRNMLGQLTQNPAMMNTVNQIAQQFDGNQDMGGPRGGSGGGGFDLSAMMQQMMPIVAQAFGGGGSGSNMFQQPPSMDRELQPTSVSDASIDSQVNLQNVIEKIEHQESQEEVFSSVVEAAAHLNNNDGEADELSEICLEEDLTHGFIEMLKRDISRRAESGGE; this comes from the exons ATGGCGGATGAACGTGTGAGCACGAGCACCAGCAATGTTGCTGCTGAATCGTCAACAGTGGAGATCCATATCAAGACACTTGATTCCCGGTTGTACGACTTTTCCGTCGATAAAAAT ATGTTGGTTTCAGCATTCAAGGAGAAGATAGCTAGTGATGTCGGCCTTTCAGTTGCACAACAGCGGCTGATCTTTAGGGGCAAGGTTATGAAGGACGAGCACCGTCTTTCTGAGTATC ATGTTGAAAGTGGACACACATTGCATCTTGTGGCCAGACAGCCTTCTGAAACACAACCTTCATCAGGTTCCTCCACCGGGACAACAACTGCAAATGGCAACAACATAG GACAAGATGCTAATGCTCTAGGTTCGCGTCCTCGTGTTGCACATATTTCACATAGCATGGTTCTTGGGCCGTTTGGTGGTCCAAACTATGGGTCTTTTGGTGGTCCGGACCAATATGATGGTGGAAACCCTGATATAAGTCAG GTTATTGGAGCTGTTTTAAATTCTTTTGGAGTGGGGGGACAGAATCCTGTGGGTGGTACTGGTGGACCACCATCAAATATGCAG TTCAATATCCCTGCTCAGGCTGCTCGAGGGAATGAAGCCGGAGTTAATGGCAACAATCAAGGTCAACCAGGAAATCCTACTCAGTCTTCCCCTCAAGGGATACAAGTGCCTATAGGAGCAGGAATAGCTATACCAACTCTTGTTAGG CCAATTCCTGATTCATTACACACGCTTTCCGAGTTTATGAATCGCATGGAACAGTCATTGTCACAGAGCG GGTATCAACCAAATCAACCTCCAAATGGTGAAGAGCGCCCACCGGCTGTAGAGTTACCTTCAGGTGCCCGCGGTGTGCCATTACCTGCAGCTCTTGCTGTTGTTATGCGACATGCACATCGCCTTCTCAGTGGACCAGCTATTGATTCTTTATCT CATACTGCAGGACGACTGGAAGAAGAGGAGAGCTGCACTGACCCTACAATAAGAACCCAGATTCAGTCAGAAGCCATGCAGTCAGGGCTTGCCATGCAACATTTAGGCGCTCTTTTGCTTGAGCTCGGGCGTACAATGCTGACATTGCGAGTTGGACAGTCTCCT GCAGAGTCTTCTGTAATGGCTGGACCTGCTGTTTACATATCTCCATCAGGGCCTAATCCTATAATGGTTCAG CCCTTTCCTTTACAAACTAATTCCTTGTTTGGCGCTCATTCCACTCCCATTAGTTCCACGCCTTTTGGTCCTGTTGGTATTGGTGCTGTTCCAAGACACATAAATGTTCATATCCATGCGG GAGTTGGCCGGAGGGGAACGAATGCTGAACCAAACCAAGGAGATCGTGGTAATGGAACGGTTAATGGCTCTCCAG TAGGTGGAGCTGGAATCGGAACTGGAGCCGGGGCTGAAGCTAATCTACAAACTAGAGGGGTTGATGGTACCAGTAGTGAAAATCAGACATGTACAG GTCAACCTGATGGAAGTGTATCTAAACCTGAGGGTCAAACG GATGCAGAAGAAACGGGAAATGCCGCTTCTAGTAGCAGTACTGAGAAACCTACAAATGATGTGGAGGGCCCTTCATCATTGAGTCCAGGGGTTAATAACTCGGGAAATGCCTCATCTGTTCCTCTTGGACTTGGCTTGGGAGGGTTACAACCCAAG AGACGAAGTCGGCCGGCAAAACCAGAATCCACAAGTACTAGCGAGCCTCCTGCAAATGCACCCACATCTATTGCTCGTAGTACACCCAACCCCGCTGGTGGCCAGCTGGATACTGCCACAATCATGAACCAAGTTATCGCAAGTCCTGCTCTAGATAATCTATTTTCCGGAGTTTCAAACCAGACAGGGATTGGGTCACCAGATGTCTTGAGGAATATGTTAGGTCAATTAACTCAGAACCCTGCAATGATGAACACAGTCAACCAAATAGCACAACAGTTTGATGGTAATCAGGATATGGGCGGACCTCGTGGTGGCAGCGGCGGTGGTGGTTTTGACCTGTCAGCTATGATGCAACAGATGATGCCCATTGTTGCTCAAGCCTTTGGGGGTGGAGGTTCAGGATCAAATATGTTTCAACAACCGCCTTCTATGGACCGTGAACTTCAACCTACAAGCGTTAGCGATGCTTCAATTGATTCTCAG GTGAACCTCCAAAATGTGATTGAGAAGATAGAACACCAGGAGTCACAAGAAGAAGTCTTCTCATCCGTAGTTGAAGCTGCTGCTCACTTGAATAACAATGATGGTGAAGCAGATGAGCTTTCTGAGATATGTTTAGAAGAGGATCTTACTCAT GGATTCATAGAAATGTTGAAGCGAGATATCTCACGACGGGCTGAAAGCGGGGGAGAGTGA